The following coding sequences lie in one Anomaloglossus baeobatrachus isolate aAnoBae1 chromosome 7, aAnoBae1.hap1, whole genome shotgun sequence genomic window:
- the PJVK gene encoding pejvakin has protein sequence MFAAATKNFVKQVGDGGRLIPVPNLSEADKYQPLSLVIKKKRCLLSRKYKYISTPFTLKDILNGENEISAGVSSYQLLNYEDKSDVSLNRRHGNQIMNDVGINIYGSDSVAVKASFGIVTKHEVEVPTLLKELISRTIDLDHCLVRQSRENGKEILCVVMESIRTTRQCSLSVHAGMRGEAMRFHIIDEKNHKGRDKAIVFPAHTTIAFTIFDLYIHLDGHFELCVSSASKGGFEKEPSRSFSLNAIRNTLYRTGILFTGKRTMDIIANSDPYMDDIFSDYYDKAASMTDISTSYMREGAHTRANLLNNNIPKGPCALCGMGNSKRETVYGCFECSFNGQKYVRLHAVPCFDLWHKRMK, from the exons ATGTTTGCTGCTGCTACAAAGAACTTTGTAAAACAAGTGGGTGATGGCGGCCGTCTGATCCCCGTGCCCAACCTCAGCGAGGCAGACAAGTACCAACCTCTGAGCCTTGTGATAAAGAAGAAGCGCTGCCTCCTTTCCCGAAAATACAAATATATCTCAACTCCTTTTACCCTCAAGGATATTCTTAATGGAGAAAATGaaatttctgcag gtgTCAGTTCTTATCAGCTGCTGAATTATGAAGATAAGTCGGATGTGTCTCTAAATAGGAGACACGGGAATCAGATCATGAATGATGTCGGGATAAATATCTATGGGTCCGATTCTGTTGCAGTTAAAGCTTCCTTCGGCATTGTCACCAAACACGAAGTAGAAGTCCCCACACTGCTAAAGGAGCTGATATCCCG GACGATTGACTTGGATCATTGTTTAGTTCGGCAATCAAGAGAAAATGGGAAGGAAATCTTATGTGTGGTCATGGAGAGTATTCGGACAACTCGCCAGTGTTCTCTATCTGTCCATGCTGGCATGCGGGGAGAAGCCATGAGG TTTCACATAATCGATGAGAAAAACCACAAAGGACGTGACAAAGCTATTGTATTCCCAGCGCACACAACCATAGCGTTTACTATTTTTGATCTGTACATTCACCTCGATGGTCACTTTG AACTATGTGTGTCATCCGCTTCTAAAGGAGGTTTTGAGAAGGAGCCCAGTAGATCTTTTTCATTAAATGCCATACGAAACACCTTGTACCGCACGGGCATCTTATTCACTG GAAAAAGAACAATGGATATCATTGCAAACTCCGATCCCTACATGGATGATATATTTTCTGATTACTATGACAAGGCTGCCAGCATGACCGACATATCCACTTCATACATGCGAGAAGGCGCTCACACTCGTGCTAACCTCCTGAATAATAATATTCCCAAGGGACCGTGCGCTCTGTGCGGGATGGGCAACTCCAAAAGAGAGACGGTGTATGGCTGCTTTGAGTGCTCTTTCAATGGACAGAAATATGTCAGGCTGCACGCTGTACCATGCTTTGACCTGTGGCACAAGAGAATGAAGTGA